One genomic segment of Vulpes vulpes isolate BD-2025 chromosome 2, VulVul3, whole genome shotgun sequence includes these proteins:
- the TMEM100 gene encoding transmembrane protein 100 yields MTEEPIKEILGTPKSSKPVTMEKSPTSEVVVTTVPLVSEIQLTAATGGAELSCYRCIIPFAVVVLIAGIVVTAVAYSFNSHGSIISILGLVLLSSGLFLLASSALCWKVRQRSKKAKRRESQTALVANQRSLFA; encoded by the coding sequence ATGACTGAAGAGCCCATAAAGGAGATCCTGGGAACCCCAAAGTCTTCCAAGCCAGTGACAATGGAGAAGAGCCCCACCAGCGAAGTGGTGGTCACCACAGTCCCCTTGGTCAGTGAGATTCAGTTGACGGCTGCTACAGGGGGTGCTGAGCTCTCCTGTTACCGCTGCATCATCCCCTTCGCCGTGGTGGTCCTCATCGCTGGGATAGTAGTCACTGCTGTGGCCTACAGCTTCAATTCCCACGGCTCCATCATCTCCATCTTGGGTCTGGTCCTCCTGTCATCTGGACTCTTTTTGTTAGCTTCCAGTGCCCTGTGCTGGAAGGTGAGGCAGAGGAGCAAGAAAGCCAAGAGACGGGAGAGTCAGACGGCTCTAGTGGCAAATCAGAGAAGCTTGTTTGCTTAA